In Pigmentibacter ruber, a genomic segment contains:
- a CDS encoding inositol monophosphatase family protein, with protein sequence MSSPLPTKAFITHLAQQAGEITLEYFTKQIKIIEKGNNQGIVTEADLHSENAIKAEILKNFPFHSILAEESGMTECENKADFDPLWIIDPLDGTTNFSKGNPYYCISIAFGFIKNQRFQCQLATIYHPTTKTVFFAEKGKGAFCNGQKMQISLLEELKMASICTGFSSNKGDALSPLINTIGEIQNSSLGLRVNGAAALDLAHTAKGMFQGFYETPLAPWDTAAGALLITEAGGKVTNFHSNDFCPLQDRGIIAANTQLHASIYHLIKKHYKN encoded by the coding sequence ATGAGCTCACCTCTACCCACAAAAGCTTTTATAACCCATCTTGCACAACAAGCAGGAGAAATTACTCTAGAATATTTTACAAAACAGATAAAAATCATTGAAAAAGGCAATAATCAAGGAATTGTTACTGAAGCTGATCTCCACTCAGAAAATGCAATTAAAGCCGAAATTCTGAAAAATTTTCCCTTTCATAGTATTTTAGCAGAAGAATCTGGGATGACAGAGTGTGAAAATAAAGCTGATTTTGATCCTTTATGGATTATCGATCCTTTAGATGGTACTACCAATTTTTCAAAAGGAAACCCTTATTATTGCATATCAATAGCATTTGGTTTTATTAAAAATCAACGCTTTCAATGTCAATTAGCTACAATTTATCATCCAACTACAAAAACGGTATTTTTCGCAGAAAAAGGAAAAGGAGCATTCTGTAATGGACAAAAAATGCAGATTTCACTCCTGGAAGAATTAAAAATGGCAAGCATTTGCACTGGATTTAGTTCAAATAAAGGAGACGCTCTCTCTCCGTTAATAAATACAATAGGTGAAATACAAAATTCTTCACTAGGATTAAGAGTAAATGGAGCAGCTGCACTCGATCTTGCCCATACTGCAAAAGGAATGTTTCAAGGATTTTATGAAACACCTTTAGCTCCATGGGATACAGCCGCTGGAGCATTACTCATTACTGAAGCTGGAGGAAAAGTTACTAATTTTCACTCAAATGATTTTTGTCCTTTGCAAGATCGAGGAATAATTGCTGCTAATACTCAGTTACACGCAAGTATTTATCATTTAATCAAAAAACATTATAAAAATTAA
- a CDS encoding HD domain-containing protein, whose translation MHWSIYTICGASFIGLTCGFFLAKAFARRSLGNITEIPVKENMEAILKSAEVQRKMILEEALIATKEQYQADAEQLENEREILLAHQEIYEQELNEKQSELDRLANELDKKEETIAKKKSEVEHSLENIKLLEKNNIEISHNYQSLLENKVGKNKKDLFHDLSEELVAAEKLGISKWLMDNSEFLKNESQRLARETLNSVYLRYQPNFIWPKSSFIVPVNSKDILTKYFHEESPIVRSLIGGTESSISVLNFNEDMPSVLKIAGGSGVDKEVIRLTLEEILNKDIFSEDKIQNIFDRNRKNIDRYILRIGEDAIKSLGLANDMHPEILKLIGSLNYRTSHRQNQYFHSIEVARLAGMIADEIGVSNLHAKRAGILHDIGKALDYKIEGSHAVISGDYAIRYGEKEDVVDTVLAHHDDKIVETPFAYILKAADALSGARPGARVDMEEGYHRRIDGISGVVNSFQEQGVTGSAIMHAGREVHVFVDNNKVKQTEINGLAEGIAKKLEEEVEFPGQIRVTVIRRTEITEVA comes from the coding sequence ATGCATTGGTCAATATACACAATTTGTGGAGCGTCATTCATAGGTTTGACTTGTGGGTTCTTTCTAGCAAAAGCATTTGCCCGTCGCTCTTTAGGGAATATTACTGAAATTCCTGTAAAAGAAAATATGGAAGCTATTTTGAAAAGTGCCGAAGTACAACGAAAAATGATACTTGAAGAAGCATTAATTGCAACAAAAGAACAGTATCAGGCAGATGCTGAGCAATTAGAAAATGAACGCGAAATTTTGCTAGCACATCAAGAAATTTATGAGCAAGAATTGAATGAAAAACAATCTGAATTAGATAGATTAGCTAATGAGTTAGATAAAAAAGAAGAAACAATTGCAAAGAAAAAAAGTGAGGTAGAACATTCTTTAGAGAATATTAAACTTTTGGAAAAAAATAATATCGAAATTAGTCATAATTATCAATCCTTACTTGAAAATAAAGTAGGAAAGAATAAAAAAGATTTATTTCATGATTTATCTGAAGAGTTAGTTGCTGCTGAGAAATTGGGAATATCTAAATGGCTTATGGATAATTCTGAGTTTTTAAAAAATGAGTCACAAAGGCTAGCAAGGGAAACTCTAAACTCGGTTTACTTAAGATATCAACCAAATTTTATTTGGCCTAAATCTTCTTTTATTGTTCCAGTAAACTCCAAAGATATTCTTACAAAATATTTTCATGAAGAATCACCTATTGTACGCTCCCTCATAGGTGGTACTGAATCTTCAATAAGTGTTTTAAACTTTAATGAAGATATGCCTTCTGTCTTAAAAATTGCTGGCGGCTCTGGTGTTGATAAAGAAGTCATCCGCCTAACCTTAGAAGAAATTCTAAACAAAGATATATTTTCTGAAGATAAAATCCAAAATATTTTTGACCGGAATCGGAAAAATATTGATAGATATATTTTAAGAATTGGTGAAGACGCTATAAAAAGTCTTGGACTTGCTAACGATATGCATCCAGAAATTTTAAAATTAATAGGTTCTTTAAATTATAGAACCAGCCATCGTCAAAATCAGTACTTTCATTCCATAGAAGTTGCTAGATTGGCAGGAATGATCGCTGATGAAATTGGCGTTTCTAATTTACATGCTAAAAGGGCTGGAATTTTACATGATATTGGCAAAGCTTTAGACTATAAAATTGAAGGAAGCCATGCAGTAATAAGTGGAGACTATGCAATTCGCTATGGTGAAAAAGAAGACGTTGTAGATACAGTGTTAGCTCATCATGACGATAAAATAGTAGAAACACCATTTGCTTATATTTTAAAGGCTGCTGACGCACTATCTGGAGCAAGGCCTGGTGCTAGAGTGGATATGGAAGAAGGTTATCACAGAAGAATTGATGGTATTTCAGGAGTTGTAAACAGTTTCCAAGAACAAGGAGTGACTGGCTCTGCAATTATGCATGCTGGACGTGAAGTTCATGTGTTTGTTGATAATAATAAAGTGAAACAAACAGAAATAAATGGTTTAGCAGAGGGAATAGCTAAAAAACTTGAAGAAGAAGTAGAATTTCCTGGACAAATAAGAGTTACTGTTATTAGACGTACTGAAATTACGGAAGTGGCTTAG
- a CDS encoding NUDIX hydrolase: MSNSKQADLILEPFELTDEKSVFQCSIFEVNSRVASTKDHKNKLNVYTFNCADWVNIVPITASGQVVLVEQHRFGTNSFTLEVPGGAVERSEKDSTLAALRELEEETGLTSQRILSLPKFFPNPALQSNKVTYFIAFDVQPLSEPNNHNDPFENIKLHFIDFQDVVKMVRSGQIQHSLSALAILLAEPYFTTKFSKPLP, encoded by the coding sequence ATGTCTAACTCCAAACAAGCTGACTTAATACTAGAGCCATTTGAACTAACTGATGAAAAAAGTGTATTTCAATGCAGTATTTTTGAAGTGAATTCAAGGGTTGCAAGCACGAAAGACCATAAAAATAAATTAAATGTTTATACATTTAATTGCGCTGATTGGGTCAATATCGTTCCTATTACAGCTTCAGGTCAGGTTGTTTTAGTTGAGCAGCATCGTTTTGGAACAAATTCTTTTACTCTCGAAGTTCCTGGTGGTGCTGTTGAAAGATCTGAAAAAGATAGCACTCTTGCTGCTCTTCGAGAATTAGAAGAAGAAACAGGACTCACAAGTCAAAGAATTCTTTCGTTACCTAAATTTTTTCCCAATCCAGCATTACAAAGCAATAAAGTAACGTATTTTATTGCATTTGATGTTCAGCCATTATCTGAACCAAACAATCATAATGATCCATTTGAAAATATTAAATTACATTTTATTGATTTTCAGGATGTTGTGAAAATGGTTCGTTCAGGACAAATACAGCACTCTTTATCGGCCTTAGCTATTTTACTTGCTGAACCTTATTTTACTACTAAGTTTTCTAAGCCACTTCCGTAA
- the fba gene encoding class II fructose-bisphosphate aldolase (catalyzes the reversible aldol condensation of dihydroxyacetonephosphate and glyceraldehyde 3-phosphate in the Calvin cycle, glycolysis, and/or gluconeogenesis): MALISLRQLLDHAAENSYGVAAFNVNNLEQIQAIMEAAKETNSPVILQASRGARSYTNDVFLRHLILGAVELYPDIPVVMHQDHGNSLQTCLSAIRNGFTSVMMDGSLKEDAKTPSDFEYNVKITADVVRIAHSMGISVEGELGCLGSLETGKGEKEDGHGFEGTLSHDQLLTDPQEAAQFVELTKVDALAIAIGTSHGAYKFTKKPDGKTLAIDRIREIHKRLPNTHLVMHGSSSVPQDLQAEFRKYGGEMKETWGVPVEEIQEGIKNGVRKINVDTDNRLAMTAAIRKLLSTNPSEFDLRKYMVPARDAMKKVCAQRMVEFGQAGQASKIKAIPLDSMAKRYV, encoded by the coding sequence ATGGCTCTCATTTCTTTAAGACAATTACTCGATCATGCGGCAGAAAATAGTTATGGTGTAGCAGCATTTAATGTTAATAATTTAGAACAAATTCAAGCAATTATGGAAGCAGCAAAAGAAACAAATAGTCCTGTCATTTTGCAAGCAAGCCGTGGTGCTCGTTCTTATACAAATGATGTTTTTCTTAGACATTTAATATTAGGAGCCGTCGAATTATATCCAGATATTCCTGTCGTTATGCATCAAGATCATGGAAATAGTTTACAAACTTGTCTATCTGCAATCCGAAACGGCTTTACTAGTGTCATGATGGACGGAAGTTTAAAAGAAGATGCTAAAACACCATCAGATTTTGAATATAATGTTAAAATCACTGCTGATGTTGTGCGCATAGCCCATTCTATGGGAATATCTGTAGAAGGTGAATTAGGTTGCTTAGGTTCTCTTGAAACTGGAAAAGGTGAGAAAGAAGACGGACATGGATTTGAAGGAACTTTAAGTCACGATCAACTTTTAACCGATCCACAAGAAGCTGCACAATTTGTAGAATTAACAAAAGTTGATGCTTTAGCTATCGCAATTGGAACAAGTCATGGTGCATATAAATTTACAAAAAAACCAGACGGAAAAACTTTAGCAATTGATAGAATTCGTGAAATCCATAAACGTCTTCCAAATACTCACCTAGTAATGCATGGATCGAGTTCAGTACCTCAAGATTTACAAGCTGAATTTCGGAAATATGGTGGAGAAATGAAAGAAACTTGGGGAGTTCCTGTTGAAGAAATTCAAGAAGGAATAAAAAATGGCGTACGGAAAATTAATGTCGATACTGATAACAGACTTGCGATGACTGCAGCTATTCGCAAACTTTTAAGCACAAACCCATCAGAATTTGATTTAAGAAAATATATGGTTCCTGCACGTGATGCAATGAAAAAAGTTTGTGCGCAAAGAATGGTTGAATTTGGTCAAGCTGGTCAAGCTTCAAAAATTAAAGCAATTCCATTAGATTCAATGGCAAAACGTTATGTCTAA